From Anopheles arabiensis isolate DONGOLA chromosome 3, AaraD3, whole genome shotgun sequence, a single genomic window includes:
- the LOC120899922 gene encoding uncharacterized protein LOC120899922, translating to MDEDLGYYIYISLTLVPVYLAFKLVQWMGWELFVNN from the coding sequence ATGGATGAAGATCTCGGCTATTACATCTACATTTCGCTAACGCTCGTGCCAGTGTATTTAGCATTCAAACTCGTGCAATGGATGGGCTGGGAATTGTTTGTCAACAATTGA
- the LOC120899918 gene encoding tektin-4, which yields MAQLNCPPCTPCASVCIEHQPIQTETSVDNPFHKPRETTAADIKDYQKELLTSPVGLPASDPPPYLPQRAGNSDGYPLAKPMGPIGPWATGRVDWGALSGQTGTRPVVNQYSITRYSVDEWRQRNADMINACETTVDHSIQVENASKNTIIRTYAIADKTQTDCTQSLHVRAKNIDDLKCELDRAISSMQEEIAALERQRRRLKQSLAVLRMPEAIANECLERRTGRPDTELIRDRPEEELIQEISLISEIKAILLQTLANIEQQQSDNRAVRQRMEFDWSEKKVAHENDAVNCNLRNQSTNTLFKPGATRCSNEQSTEIYWEKFTRETLDMYHNCRHKSEQLRNTLDAILTNAARDLRTQADSVERALASRISCMEEIREKLEIDLRTVLQHLADTEIQIDKLKVAIRNMDYAMMVVQTRLDNRNQRPRVENCRDQPQNLLIAEVKSLEVGSSAMNAQLKQEEDVKQELVNRRNELEREIMLKRRTIAIDRDRCQLLRSHFPSSTALSGY from the exons ATGGCTCAGCTTAATTGTCCTCCTTGTACGCCTTGTGCATCCGTGTGCATTGAACATCAACCGATTCAAACG GAAACGTCTGTGGATAATCCATTTCACAAGCCCAGAGAAACAACGGCAGCGGACATCAAAGACTACCAAAAAGAG TTACTAACGAGCCCGGTCGGATTGCCAGCAAGCGATCCGCCTCCGTACCTCCCGCAACGTGCTGGAAACTCGGATGGGTATCCTTTGGCGAAACCAATGGGCCCAATCGGGCCATGGGCGACGGGCCGTGTCGATTGGGGTGCCCTTTCCGGCCAAACCGGCACGCGCCCGGTCGTCAACCAGTACTCCATTACGCGCTACAGTGTCGACGAGTGGCGCCAAAGAAATGCGGACATGATCAATGCTTGCGAGACCACCGTAGACCATAGCATTCAGGTGGAAAATGCTAGCAAAAATACCATCATACGAACGTACGCAATAGCGGACAAAACGCAAACAGATTGTACGCAGAGTTTGCATGTGCGGGCTAAAAATATCGACGATTTAAAGTGCGAACTGGATAGGGCCATTTCTAGCATGCAGGAGGAAATTGCGGCCCTCGAACGGCAACGCCGACGGTTGAAGCAGTCACTGGCAGTGCTACGTATGCCGGAGGCTATCG CCAACGAATGTTTGGAACGCCGTACGGGACGTCCAGATACGGAGCTGATTCGAGATCGTCCAGAGGAAGAGTTGATACAAGAGATTAGTTTGATTTCGGAAATTAAAGCAATATTGCTTCAAACGCTTGCAAACattgagcagcagcaaagtgaCAACCGCGCGGTGAGGCAACGAATGGAGTTTGACTGGAGCGAAAAAAAGGTAGCTCACGAGAATGATGCAGTCAATTGTAATCTTCGCAATCAGTCGACGAACACGCTGTTTAAGCCAGGAGCCACCAGATGCTCTAATGA GCAATCGACTGAAATCTATTGGGAAAAATTTACCCGTGAAACATTGGACATGTATCACAACTGTCGCCACAAGTCGGAACAATTGCGGAACACACTCGATGCGATACTTACGAACGCTGCAAGAGATTTGCGCACCCAAGCCGATAGCGTCGAGCGGGCGTTAGCATCCCGTATATCGTGCATGGAGGAAATTCGTGAAAAGCTGGAGATTGATCTTCGCACT GTCCTACAGCATCTAGCAGACACCGAAATTCAAATCGATAAGCTGAAGGTTGCCATCAGAAACATGGACTACGCGATGATGGTTGTCCAAACGCGGCTGGATAATCGCAATCAACGACCGAGGGTGGAAAATTGTCGGGATCAGCCTCAAAATTTGCTGATTGCAGAAGTAAAATCCCTCGAGGTGGGCTCTTCGGCCATGAACGCTCAGCTCAAACAGGAAGAGGACGTCAAGCAGGAGCTTGTCAATCGCCGCAACGAACTCGAACGCGAAATCATGCTCAAGCGGCGCACTATCGCCATTGATCGAGACCGTTGCCAGTTGCTGCGGTCGCATTTTCCTTCCTCTACCGCTTTGAGCGGATATTGA
- the LOC120899919 gene encoding uncharacterized protein LOC120899919 isoform X1, which translates to MSSKSAFNSCSYAQDIDRTESSKVFEIEQCMYNLSEDFFRQTTLQETVAPVESATTGVVSPEVFDESLNNAAASAAQSVHHIADILQRPISDELMKKLCFSELLLVCDGSETIVGGAAINVSLIAEEVLAAFSSTRLTILGHSTAESELMSFADRNCRPLQERKCETLISGTIRQEKQIQLYFDEAHNVTAYRQESNGLQTESFHGLLSGPGRSGEEDSADDNRPTILPDGLQLLLLRYLVLSNFVGEICSQTIDIQGRVGNCIHQISAAIPVPKHRREGTAEAVKEIRKSTWYSDGTEPEESVSHYDASTGRLLRHGWNSSNYILIENPLGTASPMAVKELEQGMKDYVQTLSGLIKNRASVKEMIDHVDCTVKEMDQCNKIVNPLLRDIIKEV; encoded by the exons ATGTCTTCCAAATCCGCTTTTAATTCCTGCTCCTATGCGCAGGACATCGATCGCACAGAAAGTAGTAAAGTTTTCGAAATTGAACAATGCATGTACAATTTATCAGAGGACTTTTTTCGCCAGACCACTCTACAAGAGACCGTCGCGCCGGTAGAAAGCGCGACTACGGGTGTAGTCTCACCGGAAGTGTTCGACGAGTCGCTCAACAATGCTGCAGCAAGTGCGGCACAGTCCGTGCACCACATAGCAGATATCCTTCAGCGTCCGATTTCCGACGAGCTCATGAAAAAACTGTGCTTCAGCGAactgctgcttgtgtgtgatGGCAGCGAGACCATCGTTGGAGGGGCCGCTATCAACGTCAGCCTGATAGCGGAAGAAGTATTGGCGGCATTTTCCAGCACCAGACTCACAATTCTTGGACATTCTACGGCGGAAAGTGAGCTGATGTCATTTGCGGACCGAAACTGTCGACCGCTGCAGGAGCGCAAATGCGAAACACTCATTTCTGGTACAATCAGGcag GAGAAACAAATACAACTCTACTTCGATGAGGCCCACAACGTCACAGCTTACAGGCAGGAAAGCAATGGGTTGCAGACCGAAAGCTTTCACGGTTTGCTGTCGGGCCCGGGAAGGAGCGGGGAAGAAGACTCGGCTGACGACAACAGGCCTACTATTTTGCCCGATGGACTGCAGCTGCTACTCTTGCGGTACTTAGTGCTGTCCAACTTTGTAGGCGAAATTTGCAGCCAAACAATCGACATTCAGGGAAGGGTTGGAAATTGCATTCACCAAATTTCGGCCGCTATTCCAGTACCAAAGCATCGACGCGAAGGTACAGCTGAAGCAGTGAAGGAGATCAGAAAATCGACTTGGTATTCGGATGGCACAGAGCCAGAAGAAAGTGTATCGCATTACGACGCCTCGACGGGGCGTTTGCTGCGGCAcggttggaatagttcaaacTACATCCTCATTGAAAACCCGCTCGGTACGGCATCCCCAATGGCCGTAAAAGAACTCGAGCAAGGTATGAAAGATTACGTGCAAACCTTATCGGGATTGATTAAAAACCGAGCGTCGGTGAAAGAGATGATCGACCATGTGGATTGCACAGTGAAAGAGATGGATCAGTGCAACAAAATTGTAAATCCGCTACTGAGAGATATCATTAAGGAAGTATGA
- the LOC120899919 gene encoding uncharacterized protein LOC120899919 isoform X2, with translation MRRTSIAQKTTLQETVAPVESATTGVVSPEVFDESLNNAAASAAQSVHHIADILQRPISDELMKKLCFSELLLVCDGSETIVGGAAINVSLIAEEVLAAFSSTRLTILGHSTAESELMSFADRNCRPLQERKCETLISGTIRQEKQIQLYFDEAHNVTAYRQESNGLQTESFHGLLSGPGRSGEEDSADDNRPTILPDGLQLLLLRYLVLSNFVGEICSQTIDIQGRVGNCIHQISAAIPVPKHRREGTAEAVKEIRKSTWYSDGTEPEESVSHYDASTGRLLRHGWNSSNYILIENPLGTASPMAVKELEQGMKDYVQTLSGLIKNRASVKEMIDHVDCTVKEMDQCNKIVNPLLRDIIKEV, from the exons ATGCGCAGGACATCGATCGCACAGAAA ACCACTCTACAAGAGACCGTCGCGCCGGTAGAAAGCGCGACTACGGGTGTAGTCTCACCGGAAGTGTTCGACGAGTCGCTCAACAATGCTGCAGCAAGTGCGGCACAGTCCGTGCACCACATAGCAGATATCCTTCAGCGTCCGATTTCCGACGAGCTCATGAAAAAACTGTGCTTCAGCGAactgctgcttgtgtgtgatGGCAGCGAGACCATCGTTGGAGGGGCCGCTATCAACGTCAGCCTGATAGCGGAAGAAGTATTGGCGGCATTTTCCAGCACCAGACTCACAATTCTTGGACATTCTACGGCGGAAAGTGAGCTGATGTCATTTGCGGACCGAAACTGTCGACCGCTGCAGGAGCGCAAATGCGAAACACTCATTTCTGGTACAATCAGGcag GAGAAACAAATACAACTCTACTTCGATGAGGCCCACAACGTCACAGCTTACAGGCAGGAAAGCAATGGGTTGCAGACCGAAAGCTTTCACGGTTTGCTGTCGGGCCCGGGAAGGAGCGGGGAAGAAGACTCGGCTGACGACAACAGGCCTACTATTTTGCCCGATGGACTGCAGCTGCTACTCTTGCGGTACTTAGTGCTGTCCAACTTTGTAGGCGAAATTTGCAGCCAAACAATCGACATTCAGGGAAGGGTTGGAAATTGCATTCACCAAATTTCGGCCGCTATTCCAGTACCAAAGCATCGACGCGAAGGTACAGCTGAAGCAGTGAAGGAGATCAGAAAATCGACTTGGTATTCGGATGGCACAGAGCCAGAAGAAAGTGTATCGCATTACGACGCCTCGACGGGGCGTTTGCTGCGGCAcggttggaatagttcaaacTACATCCTCATTGAAAACCCGCTCGGTACGGCATCCCCAATGGCCGTAAAAGAACTCGAGCAAGGTATGAAAGATTACGTGCAAACCTTATCGGGATTGATTAAAAACCGAGCGTCGGTGAAAGAGATGATCGACCATGTGGATTGCACAGTGAAAGAGATGGATCAGTGCAACAAAATTGTAAATCCGCTACTGAGAGATATCATTAAGGAAGTATGA
- the LOC120899920 gene encoding spindle and kinetochore-associated protein 1-like translates to MDQTLDAILQKQLDTIQRIELFLDIYKCKEFVAADLNKLKEDSSEAAEKLSRTREYIETDRKDVCSQFIKIMQKMRRNELLMLHLWEVGPHSEAANAKPAQSDTPKSMPLKELQNDNPSKMHLTDYSKSPFATRSKSKDIHFYDFDAEITEEEFETIPKYLRGRMQLSELIQFLEKDVIKCFEEKYTLMYKHRKAVSNQHDLTAWKDYNSMQAKFPDHKFITQDDLLHKSGKALDKKSYAKLQMLRYLHILQEVRSEGTVYFLWIYSR, encoded by the exons ATGGACCAAACTTTGGATGCTATTCTCCAAAAGCAATTAGATACCATTCAACGTATCGAACTGTTTCTGGACATATATAAGTGTAAAGAGTTCGTCGCAGCCGATCTAAACAAATTGAAGGAAGATTCGAGTGAAGCGGCGGAGAAATTATCGCGCACCAGGGAATACATCGAAACGGACCGAAAGGATGTGTGTTCACAGTTCATCAAAATAATGCAGAAAATGCGACGCAACGAACTACTTATGCTTCATCTGTGGGAAGTTGGACCACACAGCGAGGCGGCAAATGCTAAACCTGCTCAATCAGATACACCGAAATCAATGCCACTCAAGGAG CTGCAGAACGACAACCCCTCGAAAATGCACCTCACAGACTATTCTAAATCTCCGTTTGCAACACGGTCCAAGTCCAAGGATATACATTTTTATGACTTTGATGCAGAAATAACGGAAGAAGAATTTGAGACGATCCCCAAGTATTTGCGGGGTCGCATGCAACTGTCCGAGCTGATCCAGTTCCTTGAAAAGGATGTGATTAAATGCTTCGAGGAGAAATACACGCTTATGTACAAACATCGCAAGGCTGTTTCCAACCAGCATGATCTTACTGCTTGGAAAGATTATAACAGCATGCAGGCAAAGTTTCCTG ATCATAAATTCATCACGCAGGACGATTTATTGCACAAATCTGGCAAAGCATTGGACAAGAAGAGCTATGCAAAGTTACAAATGCTTCGATATCTTCACATTCTCCAAGAAGTGCGCTCTGAGGGAACAGTGTACTTCCTGTGGATTTATAGCAGATAA
- the LOC120899921 gene encoding mediator of RNA polymerase II transcription subunit 6: MNPGRLGLAPLLQENPLWISWHDSNWIPVLNPGNVMDYFSEKSNPFYDRTCNNEIVRMQRQSLELLNNMTGVEYIPLHVQDPILYVIRKQHRHSPTEATPMADYYIIAGTVYQAPDLASVFNSRILSTVHHLQTAFDEASSYSRYHPSKGYSWDFSSNKAIAEKTKTQTKKEAPVKEEPSSIFQRQRVDMLLGDLLRKFPLPLPQMTNNPTGGNPSDAGNASNNQGGAAGDSDHVGTDTTLIKQEPTEGGVGRGGNNDVPPEKKMKL, encoded by the exons ATGAATCCCGGACGATTGGGATTAGCGCCGCTCTTGCAAGAGAATCCTTTGTGGATTTCGTGGCACGACTCGAACTGGATACCGGTGCTGAATCCTGGCAATGTGATGGACTACTTTTCGGAAAAATCCAACCCATTCTACGACCGAACATGCAACAACGAAATCGTCCGGATGCAGCGGCAAAGCCTGGAGCTTCTGAA CAACATGACTGGCGTAGAATACATTCCCCTCCACGTTCAAGACCCCATACTGTACGTGATCCGCAAACAGCACCGACATTCGCCGACAGAGGCTACTCCGATGGCTGACTACTACATCATTGCTGGTACGGTGTATCAGGCGCCCGATTTGGCCAGCGTTTTCAACTCGCGAATACTGTCCACCGTGCATCACTTGCAAACGGCATTCGATGAGGCCAGCTCATACTCCCGGTACCACCCGAGCAAAGGATATTCGTGGGATTTTTCTTCCAACAAAGCCA TTGCCGAAAAGACCAAAACTCAAACCAAGAAGGAAGCACCGGTGAAAGAGGAGCCGAGCTCAATTTTCCAACGTCAGCGGGTGGATATGTTGCTGGGCgatttgctcagaaagttccCGCTACCCTTGCCCCAGATGACAAACAATCCTACCGGCGGTAACCCGTCCGATGCAGGCAATGCGTCTAATAACCAAGGTGGTGCTGCAGGGGACAGCGATCACGTTGGTACCGATACTACTTTGATCAAACAAGAGCCCACCGAGGGAGGCGTTGGGCGGGGCGGTAATAATGATGTTCCAccagaaaagaaaatgaaactgTAA